From one Lolium rigidum isolate FL_2022 chromosome 4, APGP_CSIRO_Lrig_0.1, whole genome shotgun sequence genomic stretch:
- the LOC124708616 gene encoding non-specific lipid-transfer protein 2P-like — protein MGKAAAMLVLVVLVVTAGGASAAQCNASNLAVCADPILTGSTPSASCCSSLRAQRGCFCQYARNPAYAVYIKSDNARKTLKTCGVAIPRC, from the coding sequence atggggaaggcggcggcgatgtTGGTCCTGGTGGTGCTTGTGGTGACAGCGGGCGGCGCCTCGGCGGCTCAGTGCAACGCGAGTAATCTGGCGGTGTGCGCCGACCCGATCCTCACCGGGTCCACCCCGTCGGCGTCGTGCTGCTCCAGCCTGCGCGCGCAGCGGGGTTGCTTCTGCCAGTACGCGCGCAACCCGGCGTATGCCGTCTACATCAAAAGCGACAACGCCCGCAAGACCCTCAAGACCTGCGGCGTCGCCATCCCGCGCTGCtag